The Terriglobales bacterium region GCTGGTCGAAGGCGTCGACGCCGTAGAGCTCGCCGGCGAAGGCGGTCTGGAACTCGAGCGTCTGGAAGAAGGCGCCGACGGTGTACTCGTCCACGCGCGGCAGCGTCCAGCGGCAGTTCGGCCGACCGGCCTCGGTGAGCGCGGCCTCGGTGGCGACGCGCTCCGCGCGGAAGAGCTGCCCCAGCGTCTTGCCGCCCAGGTAGCCGCAGGAATCGTACTTTGCGAAATCCTTCGGGATCTTCAGCTCGGCGCGCGGCTTCTCCACTTCCCAGAAGGTGATCATCTTGTCGCGCGGGCCTTCCATGTAGAGCTGCGACTGCGAGTGCTGGTCGGTGACGCCGAGCGCGGCCACGGGCGTCTGCCCGGTCTCGACGGCTTCGCCCTTGCGGTTCACGCGCTTGCCGAGCGACTCCGCCCAGAGCTGGCGGTACCAGAACGCCGCGCCCCACAGGAACGACGAGTAGGCGTACACCACCTCGATCTGCTTCCCGCGCTTGGTGTCGAGCGCGTGGTGGACTGCGGCGGACAGGAGCGCGGGATTCTGGTCCAGCTTCTCCGACCAGCAGGCCGCGTTCGCGTCCTTCGCGCCCTTGAGCAGCTTCGCGATGTCGAGCCCGATGAGCGCGGCGGGAACCAGACCCACGGGGCACAGCACGCTGAACCTGCCGCCCACGTTCGGCGGCACGAAGAACAGCGGGTACTTCTCTTCCTTGGCGATGGCGAGCAGGTCGCCCTTCTTCGGGTCGGTGACCGCGATGATGCGCTCGCGGTTGCGCTTGCCGAGCGCCGCCACCAGCCACTCGCGCACGATGAGGAACGTCGCGAGCGACTCGGCCGTCGAGCCGGATTTCGCGATCACGCACACCGCGGTGCGCTTCGGGTTCATGCGCTCGAGCGCCTGCGCCACGAAGCCGGGGTCGATGTTGTCGAGCACCACGAGCTGCGGCCGCGCGCCGCGCGCCTTCCCGTTGGGCTTGCCGGGCGCGGTCTGCACGGGATGCGGGCCGCGCATCGCGACGTCGAGCGCGTAGGCGCCCAGCGCCGACCCGCCGATGCCGACCACGCACACGTGGTCGAGCTCGGGCCGGAGGTCGTCCGCGAATTCCGCGATGGCGCGCGCGGTGCCGCGGTCGTCGGGCAGGTTCGGGAAACCGATCGCGCCCGAATCCACGCGCCCGCGGAAGGCGCGCACCGCATCGGCACACTGCCCGGCGTTCAGTTCCGCGCGCGCGATGCCGTCTTTGCCGACGGCGGAGTCCAGGCAATTCTCGTAAGTGAACTTGAGGGGGAAACCCATGGCGGGAGGATTCTACGGCTCGGAGCCGCTAGTCGCTAGTCTGTACGGTAGAGACGCCCTTCTGGGCGTCTCCGGTCCGTGGCAATACAGAGACGGCCGGAAGGCCGTCTCTACTGAAGGCTACTCGTTGGCCAGGAACGTATGGCTGATGCGGTCATGCCACGCCAGGCGGTCTTCGTCGAAGAACGCCCACACGAAGCCCAGCCACACCGACATCGCCGAGACCGCCATCGCCAGCGCGCGAGCGCGGCGCTGCGCGCGGGTGACCGGCCGGTCGTCCGGGAAGGTCACCAGCCCAAGCTGCGCCATCTGCATCCCGACGGTCGTCCCGCAGCGCACCAGGAACGCGTAGTGGTACGCGACCCAGAGCAGGCCGGGCAGCGCGAGCGCAGCGGCGCCGAGGTCGCGGCCCTGCGGCAGCTCCTTGGCGATCATCATGAAGATCATCCCGAACAGCGCGGTCGCGGTCAGCACCACCAGCATGTCGATGAGGCCGGCGCCGATGCGCGGGCCCATGGGAGCGACCGGCAGCGGCAGCTCCACGCTCGCCGCCACGTACTCCAGCGCCGGGTCGGCGGGCTCATCGAGCTGGATGTGCGCCATGGGCTGCGGCAAGGGCTCGTGCGCGCCTTCGGGGACGTCCAGGATGCGCGGCGTCTCGACGATGGGCTCCGCCAGCTCTTCGACCAGCGGCAGCTCCGGCACGGGCGCGGCCGTCACCGACGCCACCGGCATCGGCTTCGGGAACTCGATGATGTTGGTCTCGGGCGCGCGCTCGATGACTTCCAGCCGCACCGGCGCGTAGCGCGCGGGCGCGGGCGACTCCGGCTCGGCGAGCGGATCGAAGTTGAGCGAGAGCGAGGAGTGGTCGTAGCGGCGTCCGCGGCCGCGCTTGGCGCGGTAGGCGTCCACGCGATTGCTGACCTCGTCGCGCCACACCGGCGGCTCCGGCGGGCGGTAGAAACCGGGTGGTTCGGTCGCCACGGCCTGCACGACCGTGGGCGCCTCGAGTTGCGGCGTGATGACGGGCGTGCCGCTGCCGATGGACGCCGCCGCCGCATGAGTGACGACCTCTTCCAGGTCGCCGAGCGGCTCGTCGTCGCTCACCAGCTCGTCGCTCACGTCGTGCGTGAGCGTCTCGTCGTCGTGGACGCTCGAGGCGAACTTCTGCTCGGTGTCGACGTAATCTTCGGGGTCGATAAGGACGGAAACGTGCTCGCCCGCCGTCGGGGCGGGGCAGTGGCACTGGTCACCGCAGAGCGGACAGGCCATTCGTCGGGTTGCGGGGCCTCGGCCAGAGCAGGGCCAGCACATCGGGTTGGCGCGAAGCGCGAGCGCGTGATAACTTGCTCGGCTTCCCCGAAACACCAATGCGCAAGCAACTAGTTATCACGCTCGCGGTGCTTTGTCATCTGTTCGCCGCCGTGCCGCTAGTTACCAGTCAGTTGCCGCCGCAGGAGCAGCCCGCCTCCACCTCTTCTTCTTCGCAGCTTCCCGTCACCAACATCTCCGAGCAGGGCGAGCCGGTCACCATCCGCGCGCGCGAGCAGGAGAAGCAGGGCGACGTCTACACGCTGCGCGGCGACGTGGAGATCGAGTTCCGCAACATGACCATTCGCGGCGATGAGATCAGCTACAACGCCGCCACCGGCATCGTCACCGCCACCGGCCACCTGGTGCTCGACGGTGGCCCGCACGACGAGCACATCGAGGCCAGCCGCGGCACCCTCAACATCCGCAACAAGACCGGCCAGTTCTACGACGTGGTCGGCACCACCGGCGCCCGCTTCAAGGGCAAGGCCATCACGCTCACCTCCTCCAGCCCCTTCGCCTTTTCCGGCAAGATGGTGGAGAAAGTCTCGGACGACCGCTACGTCGTGCACCACGGCTCGGTGACGTCGTGCGAGATGCCAAATCCGAAGTGGAGCTTCACCGCGCAGAAGGTCGTCGTCGACGTGGGCGGCTCGGCGAGGATCTACAACAGCGCCTTCCGGGTGAAGGGCGTGCCGGTCGTCTATCTGCCGTTCGCGGCGCATCCGGTGGAGCGGCTCGGACGCCAGTCCGGCTTCCTCGTCCCGACGGTGGGCGCGTCCTCGCGCAAGGGGACGATCATCGGCGACAGCGTGTACTTCACGCTCGGGCGCAGCGCCGACCTGCAAGTCGGGGCCGAGTACTACTCCTCGCGCGGGTGGTCGCAGAGCGCCGAGTTCCGCGCCAAGCCGAGCGAGGACTCCTATCTCAACATGCGGTACTTCGGCGTGCTCGACCGCGGGCTGACGGTGCAGACCGCCACCGGCTGGACGCGCATCGACCAGGGCGGCCAGAACGCCACCCTCAACGCCGAGGGGCGCCTGCCCTGGGACTTCCGCGGCGTCGCTTCGCTCGAGTACCTCAGCTCGTTCGTCTTCCGCCTGG contains the following coding sequences:
- a CDS encoding glucose-6-phosphate isomerase — translated: MGFPLKFTYENCLDSAVGKDGIARAELNAGQCADAVRAFRGRVDSGAIGFPNLPDDRGTARAIAEFADDLRPELDHVCVVGIGGSALGAYALDVAMRGPHPVQTAPGKPNGKARGARPQLVVLDNIDPGFVAQALERMNPKRTAVCVIAKSGSTAESLATFLIVREWLVAALGKRNRERIIAVTDPKKGDLLAIAKEEKYPLFFVPPNVGGRFSVLCPVGLVPAALIGLDIAKLLKGAKDANAACWSEKLDQNPALLSAAVHHALDTKRGKQIEVVYAYSSFLWGAAFWYRQLWAESLGKRVNRKGEAVETGQTPVAALGVTDQHSQSQLYMEGPRDKMITFWEVEKPRAELKIPKDFAKYDSCGYLGGKTLGQLFRAERVATEAALTEAGRPNCRWTLPRVDEYTVGAFFQTLEFQTAFAGELYGVDAFDQPGVELGKKLTFGLIGRKGYEEYAKRLKTK
- a CDS encoding RDD family protein, producing the protein MACPLCGDQCHCPAPTAGEHVSVLIDPEDYVDTEQKFASSVHDDETLTHDVSDELVSDDEPLGDLEEVVTHAAAASIGSGTPVITPQLEAPTVVQAVATEPPGFYRPPEPPVWRDEVSNRVDAYRAKRGRGRRYDHSSLSLNFDPLAEPESPAPARYAPVRLEVIERAPETNIIEFPKPMPVASVTAAPVPELPLVEELAEPIVETPRILDVPEGAHEPLPQPMAHIQLDEPADPALEYVAASVELPLPVAPMGPRIGAGLIDMLVVLTATALFGMIFMMIAKELPQGRDLGAAALALPGLLWVAYHYAFLVRCGTTVGMQMAQLGLVTFPDDRPVTRAQRRARALAMAVSAMSVWLGFVWAFFDEDRLAWHDRISHTFLANE